In Alosa sapidissima isolate fAloSap1 chromosome 11, fAloSap1.pri, whole genome shotgun sequence, a single window of DNA contains:
- the utp15 gene encoding U3 small nucleolar RNA-associated protein 15 homolog produces the protein MASFKPTKIPVVQQLGEKVTEDTRYWKSFKTTVQVKEFGAISKIDFSPLPPHNYAVTASTRVQIYGPHSQEPQRSFTRFKSTAYGGCFRGDGQLLVTGSEEGLIRLFDVSGRVALRQYSGHNKAVRVTSFLSDGFRVTSGSDDLTCRVWDVATAQELLCFSEHTDYIRALATSVRNPDLIITGAYDHTVRVYDARQEKCVMSMDHGQPVESVLLYPSDGLLVSTGGRYVKVWDMLKGGQQLVSLKNHHKTVTCVCMSAQSNRLLTGSLDRHVKVYNSSYKVVHSFEYAASILSMAISPDDGVLAVGMTNGVLSVRHRKPSEEKQEVDRKRRGPAYRVFVKGRNYIPKQDDFLVKKSAALQHLSKHDKNLKSFAVSKALNSALELSLRKNKPEVCVGVLLELERRGTLQNALSGRDEQSLVSLQKFLLRFITDPQFSPILLKVADMLIDIYQSVVCESAVVERYFQELLDCVSREVDYERDLMQVLGMLDTLFASSTPRSRATTSISPVSLMATPVTTPQGTEPQMQPA, from the exons ATGGCGTCTTTCAAACCCACGAAAATCCCAGTGGTCCAGCAGCTTGGAGAGAAAGTCACAGAGGATACTCGCTATTGGAAGAGTTTCAAA ACCACAGTGCAGGTGAAGGAATTTGGTGCCATCTCAAAGATTGACTTCTCTCCTCTGCCACCTCACAACTATGCAGTTACTGCTTCAACCAGA GTTCAGATATATGGGCCCCACTCCCAGGAGCCCCAGCGGAGTTTCACTCGCTTCAAAAGCACAGCGTATGGCGGTTGTTTCCGTGGCGATGGGCAACTGCTGGTCACTGGTAGCGAGGAGGGTCTGATCCGTTTGTTTGATGTAAGCGGGCGTGTGGCCCTCCGCCAGTACTCTGGACACaacaa GGCAGTGAGGGTGACATCATTTCTGTCGGATGGCTTCCGCGTCACATCGGGCTCTGATGACCTCACGTGCCGCGTGTGGGATGTGGCAACGGCGCAGGAACTTCTCTGCTTCAGTGAGCATACAGACTACATCCGTGCTCTCGCTACCAGCGTCCGCAACCCTGATCTCATCATCACCG GCGCCTATGACCACACAGTGCGTGTGTATGATGCCCGGCAGGAGAAGTGTGTGATGAGCATGGATCACGGACAGCCTGTGGAGAGTGTGTTACTCTACCCCTCGGATGGGCTCCTCGTgtccacag GTGGGCGTTATGTGAAGGTTTGGGACATGCTTAAAGGTGGACAACAGCTTGTGTCTCTGAAGAACCATCACAAGACAGTcacgtgtgtttgtatgagtgcgCAGTCCAACCGCCTACTCACAGGATCACTTGACAG GCATGTGAAGGTGTACAACTCCTCCTATAAGGTGGTCCACAGCTTTGAATATGCTGCTTCAATTCTCAGTATGGCCATTTCA CCAGATGATGGTGTCCTGGCTGTGGGGATGACCAATGGAGTCCTTAGTGTGCGCCACAGGAAGCCGTCAGAGgagaaacaggaagtggacaggAAGAGGCGGGGCCCAGCTTACCGAGTGTTTGTCAAAGGCCGAAATTACATCCCCAAACAG gatGACTTCCTGGTGAAGAAGTCTGCTGCCCTGCAGCATCTCAGCAAACATGACAAAAACCTCAAGAGCTTCGCTGTGTCCAAAGCACTCAACTCTgcactggag ctgtCGTTACGCAAAAACAAGCCcgaggtgtgtgtaggtgtgctgCTGGAACTAGAGCGGAGAGGAACCCTGCAGAACGCTTTGTCAGGCCGAGACGAGCAGAGCCTCGTTTCCCTGCAAAAGTTTCTGCTCAG GTTCATCACTGATCCACAGTTTTCTCCCATTCTGCTGAAAGTGGCTGACATGCTcatag ACATCTACCAGTCGGTGGTGTGTGAGTCTGCGGTGGTGGAGCGCTATTTCCAGGAGCTGCTGGACTGTGTGTCGCGGGAGGTTGACTACGAGCGGGACCTGATGCAGGTGCTGGGGATGCTGGACACTCTCTTCGCCTCCTCGACGCCACGCTCCAGAGCCACAACCTCCATCAGCCCTGTCTCGCTCATGGCCACACCCGTAACCACACCGCAAGGTACAGAGCCCCAAATGCAGCCCGCATGA